A part of Macrobrachium nipponense isolate FS-2020 chromosome 26, ASM1510439v2, whole genome shotgun sequence genomic DNA contains:
- the LOC135200210 gene encoding rhodopsin-like produces MGYWDDPSKMAGNVLPSTNPYGNYTVVDTVPQHLLHLVDVHWYQFPPMNPLWYNLIAVWMVVMGLLAIGGNFVVIWVFMNTKSLRTPANMYVVNLAFSDFGMMLTMCPPILVNCYYQTWAFSDMACQIYGLLGSSFGTISIWTMIFITLDRYNVIVKGLSATPLTPKGALARIAFVWVQTLFWGLLPLFGFCRYVPEGNMTACGTDYLTEELWSHIYLYFYAFDCYIFPLFLIIYCYAFIMKAVATHERQMREQAKKMGVKSLRNDPESKKTSNECRLAKVALTTVALWFIAWTPYFVINMAGLLYKPMVTPLFSIWGSVFAKANAVYNPIVYAISHPKYRAAMEKKLPCLSCATDRDGDASSTGDATTVASSDEKA; encoded by the coding sequence ATGGGTTACTGGGATGATCCTTCAAAGATGGCAGGTAATGTCCTGCCATCCACGAACCCATACGGGAACTACACTGTAGTCGACACGGTGCCCCAACATCTCCTCCATTTAGTGGATGTCCACTGGTACCAGTTTCCTCCTATGAACCCTCTCTGGTATAATTtgattgctgtatggatggttgtTATGGGCCTCCTCGCTATTGGCGGCAACTTCGTTGTTATCTGGGTCTTCATGAACACCAAGTCTCTCAGGACTCCCGCTAACATGTATGTTGTGAATTTGGCTTTCTCTGACTTTGGTATGATGTTAACCATGTGCCCACCAATTTTGGTTAACTGCTATTACCAGACTTGGGCTTTCAGTGATATGGCTTGCCAAATTTATGGTCTACTGGGGTCAAGTTTTGGAACTATATCTATTTGGACAATGATCTTCATTACTTTGGATCGTTACAATGTCATTGTGAAGGGTCTCTCTGCAACACCTTTGACCCCTAAAGGTGCCTTGGCGAGGATTGCCTTTGTATGGGTACAAACACTCTTCTGGGGTCTTCTTCCTCTGTTTGGCTTCTGTAGATACGTTCCTGAGGGTAACATGACCGCCTGTGGCACTGACTACCTCACAGAAGAGCTCTGGAGTCATATATACCTGTATTTTTATGCCTTTGATTGCTATATCTTCCCTCTCTTCTTAATCATCTATTGCTATGCGTTCATCATGAAAGCTGTCGCCACTCACGAGAGGCAGATGCGTGAACAGGCCAAGAAGATGGGAGTAAAGTCCCTGAGAAATGACCCAGAGTCCAAGAAGACTTCAAATGAGTGCCGTCTCGCAAAGGTCGCCCTTACAACTGTGGCCCTATGGTTTATTGCGTGGACTCCCTACTTCGTCATCAATATGGCAGGTCTCTTATACAAGCCTATGGTTACTCCTTTGTTTTCAATTTGGGGTTCTGTCTTTGCCAAGGCCAATGCTGTGTACAACCCTATTGTCTACGCTATCAGCCATCCTAAATACAGAGCTGCTATGGAAAAGAAGTTACCTTGCCTCTCATGTGCTACTGACAGAGATGGAGATGCCAGTTCTACTGGTGATGCGACAACAGTTGCATCATCTGATGAAAAAGCTTAA
- the LOC135200212 gene encoding rhodopsin-like, translating into MGYWDDPSKMAGNVLPSTNPYGNYTVVDTVPQHLLHLVDVHWYQFPPMNPLWYNLIAVWMVVMGLLAIGGNFVVIWVFMNTKSLRTPANMYVVNLAFSDFGMMLTMCPPILVNCYYQTWAFSDMACQIYGLLGSSFGTISIWTMIFITLDRYNVIVKGLSATPLTPKGALARIAFVWVQTLFWGLLPLFGFCRYVPEGNMTACGTDYLTEELWSHIYLYFYAFDCYIFPLFLIIYCYAFIMKAVATHERQMREQAKKMGVKSLRNDPESKKTSNECRLAKVALTTVALWFIAWTPYFVINMAGLLYKPMVTPLFSIWGSVFAKANAVYNPIVYAISHPKYRAAMEKKLPCLSCATDRDGDASSTGDATTVASSDEKA; encoded by the coding sequence ATGGGTTACTGGGATGATCCTTCAAAGATGGCAGGCAATGTCCTGCCATCCACGAACCCATACGGGAACTACACTGTAGTCGACACGGTGCCCCAACATCTCCTCCATTTAGTGGATGTCCACTGGTACCAGTTTCCTCCTATGAACCCTCTCTGGTATAATTtgattgctgtatggatggttgtTATGGGCCTCCTCGCTATTGGCGGCAACTTCGTTGTTATCTGGGTCTTCATGAACACCAAGTCTCTCAGGACTCCCGCTAACATGTATGTTGTGAATTTGGCTTTCTCTGACTTTGGTATGATGTTAACCATGTGCCCACCAATTTTGGTTAACTGCTATTACCAGACTTGGGCTTTCAGTGATATGGCTTGCCAAATTTATGGTCTACTGGGGTCAAGTTTTGGAACTATATCTATTTGGACAATGATCTTCATTACTTTGGATCGTTACAATGTCATTGTGAAGGGTCTCTCTGCAACACCTTTGACCCCTAAAGGTGCCTTGGCGAGGATTGCCTTTGTATGGGTACAAACACTCTTCTGGGGTCTTCTTCCTCTGTTTGGCTTCTGTAGATACGTTCCTGAGGGTAACATGACCGCCTGTGGCACTGACTATCTCACAGAAGAGCTCTGGAGTCATATATACCTGTATTTTTATGCCTTTGATTGCTATATCTTCCCTCTCTTCTTAATCATCTATTGCTATGCGTTCATCATGAAAGCTGTCGCCACTCACGAGAGGCAGATGCGTGAACAGGCCAAGAAGATGGGAGTAAAGTCCCTGAGAAATGACCCAGAGTCCAAGAAGACTTCAAATGAGTGCCGTCTCGCAAAGGTCGCCCTTACAACTGTGGCCCTATGGTTTATTGCGTGGACTCCCTACTTCGTCATCAATATGGCAGGTCTCTTATACAAGCCTATGGTTACTCCTTTGTTTTCAATTTGGGGTTCTGTCTTTGCCAAGGCCAATGCTGTGTACAACCCTATTGTCTACGCTATCAGCCATCCTAAATACAGAGCTGCTATGGAAAAGAAGTTACCTTGCCTCTCATGTGCTACTGACAGAGATGGAGATGCCAG